One genomic window of Centroberyx gerrardi isolate f3 chromosome 15, fCenGer3.hap1.cur.20231027, whole genome shotgun sequence includes the following:
- the znf503 gene encoding zinc finger protein 503, with protein MITSPSASALKNSDICLAWESNGSRNSSSASINKPFLHSTPPCDPLRQANRLPIKVLKMLTARSGHILHPEYLQPLPSTPISPIELDAKKSPLALLAQTCSQIGKPDPPPSSKLSSVTQNGSSDKESKSGPLKLSDIGVDDKSSFKPYSKPSDKKDSSSGVSGGEKSGFRVPSATCQPFTPRTGSPNSSTSASPMPSEGKCGERDEKKESDCNKNGTTDGSGTTSHSRISVSCGGINVEVNQHQETTPGSKTSSSDSSSVTSVSSASVLGSGLVAPVSPYKPGQTVFPLPPAGMAYPGSLAGAYAGYPQHFLPHGGSLVNAQLASSLGCSKAGSSPLAGASPPSIMSASLCRDPYCLSYHCASHLAGAASASCTHDSAAAAAANALKSGYPLMYPTHPLHSVHSTAPSFSGHPLYPYGFMLPNDPLPHVCNWVSANGPCDKRFSSSEELLNHLRTHTAFTGAEKLISGYPGSSSLASAAAAAMACHMHMPPSGAPGSPGTLALRSPHHALGLSSRYHPYSKSPLPTGAPVPVPAATGPYYSPYALYGQRLTTASALGYQ; from the exons ATGATCACATCGCCCTCGGCGTCTGCCCTGAAAAATAGTGATATTTGTTTAGCCTGGGAAAGCAACGGTTCTCGGAATAGCAGCTCAGCGAGCATCAACAAGCCTTTTCTCCACTCCACACCTCCGTGTGATCCACTACGGCAAGCAAACCGACTTCCCATCAaggttttgaaaatgcttaccgCACGGTCGGGACACATTTTGCACCCGGAGTATCTGCAGCCTTTGCCTTCTACCCCGATTAGCCCTATTGAG CTAGATGCCAAGAAAAGTCCGTTGGCACTGCTGGCGCAGACCTGCTCTCAGATCGGCAAGCCGGACCCACCGCCCTCTTCCAAATTATCCTCCGTAACACAAAATGGATCTAGTGACAAGGAGTCTAAATCCGGTCCTTTGAAATTGAGTGACATCGGTGTGGATGACAAATCTAGCTTCAAACCCTATTCTAAACCTTCAGATAAGAAGGACTCGTCTTCGGGCGTCTCAGGCGGAGAGAAGTCTGGTTTCCGAGTGCCGAGCGCCACCTGCCAGCCGTTTACGCCGCGGACAGGCAGCCCTAACTCCAGCACTTCTGCCTCCCCCATGCCATCAGAGGGGAAATGTGGGGAACgggatgaaaagaaagagtCTGATTGTAATAAAAATGGCACGACGGACGGATCTGGCACCACTAGCCACAGCAGGATAAGCGTGAGTTGTGGTGGAATAAACGTAGAGGTCAACCAACACCAGGAGACGACGCCTGGCTCTAAAACCTCCTCCTCGGACTCCTCGTCTGTAACTTCTGTATCCTCCGCATCCGTTCTCGGGTCTGGACTTGTGGCACCGGTTTCTCCTTACAAACCGGGACAGACAGTTTTCCCATTGCCTCCTGCTGGCATGGCCTACCCGGGTAGTTTGGCTGGGGCCTATGCTGGTTATCCTCAACACTTCCTGCCCCACGGAGGGAGCCTGGTTAACGCACAGCTGGCTAGCTCACTGGGCTGCAGTAAGGCAGGATCCAGCCCTTTGGCTGGGGCTTCCCCACCGTCCATCATGTCAGCCAGCTTATGTAGAGACCCTTACTGCCTCAGTTACCATTGTGCCAGTCACTTAGCGGGCGCAGCCAGTGCCTCATGTACGCACGACTCTGCAGCTGCAGCGGCCGCTAATGCCCTCAAGTCCGGCTACCCACTTATGTACCCGACACACCCCTTACACAGCGTTCATTCCACGGCGCCATCATTTAGTGGACACCCGCTGTACCCATACGGCTTCATGCTCCCCAACGACCCGCTCCCCCATGTTTGTAATTGGGTGTCGGCAAATGGACCGTGCGACAAACGCTTCTCCAGCTCGGAAGAGCTCCTGAATCACCTGAGGACGCACACTGCTTTCACTGGGGCTGAGAAGTTGATATCTGGTTATCCCGGGTCTTCATCATTAGCCAGCGCCGCAGCAGCGGCCATGGCCTGCCATATGCACATGCCACCGTCAGGAGCCCCTGGGAGCCCCGGGACTTTGGCCCTAAGGAGCCCGCATCACGCGTTAGGACTCAGCAGCCGCTACCATCCGTACTCCAAAAGCCCCTTGCCAACTGGTGCGCCTGTTCCTGTCCCGGCAGCCACCGGCCCTTACTACTCTCCTTATGCACTGTATGGCCAGAGACTCACCACAGCATCCGCGCTTGGATACcagtga